The Setaria viridis chromosome 9, Setaria_viridis_v4.0, whole genome shotgun sequence sequence ATCTCGTTCAGGATTCCGTCCACGTTCGCGCGGCCCAGGCGCCCAGCCCAACCCGCTGGGCGCGCTGTCGCTGCCGATGGGACCCACGGTGTCCCACGTGGCAGGCCGAGTAGGGCCCACCTTGTAGTCGCCTTCCGGTGATAATAACGGCGCACGGCGCACGTGGTCACCCGCCTCGCGCTAATCTCCCGATAAAATACGCCTCGTGGGGCTCCCCGCATCGCACCACCTCACCTCACTTCACTTCAATTCACCGCGGCGACCTTCCCATCGGCATCGCGATCCCACCGACCCGATGGCCGCCCGCCTCGGCGTccccgcgctcctcctcctgctcgcctCCTccctggccgcggcggccggcgacgagggcccGGGGAAGGTGGCCGTGGCGCTCTACTACGAGACGCTGTGCCCCTACTCGGCGCGCTTCGTGGTGGACCACCTCGCCAGGGTCTTCGAGGACGGCCTTCTCGACGCCGTCGACCTCACGCTCGTCCCCTACGGCAACGCCAGGgtccacgccggcggcgagatcACCTGCCAGGTGAGCGGCTGGCTCCGCGCCCGATAGGCTCCTCCCGTTTCCTTGCGCAATTTCGTTTGGAATCGCGGTTGTTTGCTCGGTATCTCACTACGCCCAAAACGATTTGTGAAACGATTTGTACTGATATCTTGGGTGCTGCCGGGTACGATTGTCATACCCGCCAGCGTTCAGTGACCCGTTAAAACCGTCACTACAAATGCATTTGCCTTTGTGTTTGACGGGTGAGGTAACCACCCGTCAGCACAAATGGTCAGCACAAATGGCATCATAAGCACTCGCCAGCATAAATGTATTTTAATTTATATTGATTGGAAGGGCTAAATGTTTCTAATTAGCTAAAAACTTAATCGTATATGTCCcaatatatttttaacatgTATTACTGAGATACATTTTCCTGAGGATATCCTGCCTTACTCAGTAAACATTTATCTCTTCTTGCGGTAGGAGTAGGAGTAGTTGGCTTGTTGCTGATGCTAACACAGGTGAGCTGATGCTTTCTTGCAGCATGGCCCGAACGAGTGCCTGCTCAACACCGTGGAAGCTTGCGCCATCGACGCCTGGCCGGATTTGGTAATTCCTCTCACCTCATATTCTCTGCTCATTAGTGCTTTGACCTGCAAGAACGAGGGCAAGACCCTCCGGCCTCCGTACGATGAATGGATAGATGacagtgaatttttttttttgtttaaaattgatCACAGCGAATTTGTTATCAGCAAATAGTTGTGAAACAGGCCATCGTACTCTGTTCTCATTCCTCAAGGCTCAAAGCTTCCGGCTCAAACTGACAAATCTCTGCAGCTTTTTGCTCCAAATATTGGGACTCTTAGAATCCACAACGGCTCAATGTGTGTCTGTGTCGTTGCTGTTGGGTGCAGGACGTGCATTTCCGTTTCATCTACTGCGTGGAGGACCTGGTGATGAAGCGCCAGTACAAGAAGTGGGACTCCTGCTTCCAAAAGCTGGGGCTTGACCCCAAGCCTGTTACTGACTGCTACAAGAGCGAACAGGGCCACAAGGTTCGTCCTCCAATCTTCATCGGCTCTAGCTTATGCTACCTCTTTGTGATGTTGTGCGAATTTCAACTTCCATCCCGTCACTTCAATAGTTCAATCACACCGTTAACTCGCATCTCGTTCATTCCGTCCAGCTTGAGCTCAAGTACGCGAACCAGACCAACGCTCTGGTGCCGCCGCACCGGTACGTCCCATGGGTGGTCGTCGACGGGCAGCCCCTGCTAGAGGTATGTTACAGTTCCACACTTCCACCTGAATCTCAGCTGCACTGATGGCTCACTTCACGTTGCACGAGTGCACGACTGTTTGATCAAGCCTGTTTCTTTGCTGATGGTGAACGCGTTTCGGTTTTCAGGATTACGAGAACTTCGAGGTTTACATCTGCAAGGCCTACAAGGGTAGCAATCCTCCGAAGGTCTGCGAGGGTCTGGGCCATCCGGCGATGGCGCTTGAGACTGCGGTGGCGCGCCACGGCGTCAGCTACAACTCCGGCGGCATCGAGCTTGCGACTGCAGaagaggagggaagggagagcAAGATTAAGATGCGGCTCCCAGATAATGATAACTGATACATTGTTGGGTCATGTGGACATAGGCAGTTGCGTGTTACTGTCCGGAATACATATTATGGGTTGCTGTAGGTCGTGCACTCGTACAGTAATAATGATATGCTAAGCTGCTTTGCCGCTTAATTATAGTCTGATCTGGTTCTGGGTGTACTCTTTGGTTATGACATTGTGGGTGAGAATCAATTGGACGTTTGACAAAGTCGCATTGATATGGCACGGCA is a genomic window containing:
- the LOC117840195 gene encoding gamma-interferon-responsive lysosomal thiol protein isoform X2 — protein: MAARLGVPALLLLLASSLAAAAGDEGPGKVAVALYYETLCPYSARFVVDHLARVFEDGLLDAVDLTLVPYGNARVHAGGEITCQHGPNECLLNTVEACAIDAWPDLDVHFRFIYCVEDLVMKRQYKKWDSCFQKLGLDPKPVTDCYKSEQGHKLELKYANQTNALVPPHRYVPWVVVDGQPLLEDYENFEVYICKAYKGSNPPKVCEGLGHPAMALETAVARHGVSYNSGGIELATAEEEGRESKIKMRLPDNDN
- the LOC117840195 gene encoding gamma-interferon-responsive lysosomal thiol protein isoform X1, whose product is MIAPHPRRLLLLPAVLVLLAAGALLPEAAAKVSLGLYYESLCPYCSRFIVNRLAGIFEDGLIDAVDLRLVPYGNARVGSNGDISCQHGPNECLLNTVEACAIDAWPDLDVHFRFIYCVEDLVMKRQYKKWDSCFQKLGLDPKPVTDCYKSEQGHKLELKYANQTNALVPPHRYVPWVVVDGQPLLEDYENFEVYICKAYKGSNPPKVCEGLGHPAMALETAVARHGVSYNSGGIELATAEEEGRESKIKMRLPDNDN